Proteins found in one Gopherus flavomarginatus isolate rGopFla2 chromosome 18, rGopFla2.mat.asm, whole genome shotgun sequence genomic segment:
- the LOC127037036 gene encoding leucine-rich repeat and fibronectin type III domain-containing protein 1-like, with translation MEKLLLPLLMLGTMAKGQHCPGRCICQNISPTLTMLCAKTGLLFVPPSIDRRTVELRLTDNFITIIRRKDFSNMTNLVHLTLSRNTISQVMPYAFADLRALRALHMNSNRLASLRNEHFKGLGNLRHLILGNNQISNIQPASFDEFLATVEDLDLSYNNLETLPWEAIGQMVSLNTLTLDHNLIDHIAEGTFSQLHKLVRLDMTSNRLQKLPPDNLFLRAQVLANVRGSHPSTLTISFGGNPLHCNCELLWLRRLTREDDLETCASPEHLMDKYFWSISEEEFICEPPLITRQYSTKAFIMEGQGVSLKCKAVGDPDPSIHWIAPDGKLIHNTTRATVYDNGTLEVHITTLKDNGVFTCIASNAAGEATAPVEVCIVPLPLLVNNTGHMKEPDPGSSDITTSTKSGANDTKNHLEKKIVAAELTSTSVVIHWPSERHIPGIRMYQIQYNSSLDDSLVYRMIPPSSRAFLVNDLAAGRAYDLCVLAVYDDGVTALTATRVVGCVQFTTEGETTQCHALHTQFLGGTMIIIIGGIIVASVLVFIIILMIRYKVHSGHEGPKKAKVSNVYSQTNGGQPPAAKPAEDKYETFQEAGPTEAEPTEAEPKKDTPTAPELDKRDPKPGADLQTVALLSSEEGPPEGSVTGSLGLLRESGPGSQHRATVGSVGLFPRELSRTHHHRHSFDGDYALFQSHSYPRRARTKRHMSTSQLNAEDCPLSQRRVTFSSTEWMLESTV, from the exons ATGGAAAAACTCCTCCTGCCCCTTTTGATGCTTGGCACCATGGCGAAGGGTCAGCACTGCCCTGGCCGCTGCATCTGCCAGAACATCTCGCCCACCCTGACCATGCTGTGCGCCAAGACGGGGCTGCTTTTCGTGCCGCCATCCATCGACCGGCGCACGGTGGAGCTGCGGCTGACGGACAACTTCATCACCATCATCCGGCGCAAGGACTTCTCCAACATGACCAACCTGGTGCACCTGACCCTCTCCCGCAACACCATTAGCCAGGTAATGCCCTACGCCTTCGCCGACCTGCGTGCCTTGCGCGCCTTGCATATGAACAGCAACCGGCTGGCCTCCCTCCGCAACGAACATTTCAAAGGCCTGGGCAACCTCCGGCACCTCATCCTGGGCAACAACCAGATCAGCAACATCCAGCCGGCCTCCTTCGACGAGTTCCTGGCCACCGTGGAGGACCTGGATTTGTCCTACAACAACCTGGAGACGCTGCCGTGGGAGGCCATCGGGCAGATGGTCAGTCTGAACACCCTGACCCTAGATCATAATCTCATCGACCACATCGCCGAGGGCACCTTCTCCCAGCTCCACAAGCTGGTGCGTTTGGACATGACCTCCAACCGGTTGCAGAAGCTGCCCCCGGACAACCTCTTCCTCCGGGCTCAGGTGCTGGCTAACGTCCGGGGCTCCCACCCATCCACCTTGACCATCAGCTTCGGAGGCAACCCCTTGCATTGCAACTGCGAGCTGCTCTGGCTTCGGCGCTTGACGCGGGAGGACGACCTGGAGACCTGCGCCTCTCCCGAGCACCTGATGGATAAGTACTTCTGGTCCATCTCCGAGGAGGAGTTCATCTGCGAGCCGCCCCTCATCACGCGCCAGTACTCCACCAAGGCCTTCATCATGGAGGGCCAGGGAGTCAGCCTCAAGTGCAAGGCGGTGGGAGACCCTGACCCCTCCATCCACTGGATCGCACCCGACGGCAAGCTGATCCACAACACCACGCGCGCCACGGTCTACGACAACGGCACGCTGGAGGTGCACATCACCACGCTCAAGGACAACGGGGTCTTTACCTGCATCGCCTCCAACGCCGCCGGCGAGGCCACGGCCCCCGTGGAGGTCTGCATCGTGCCGCTGCCGCTGCTGGTTAACAACACGGGCCACATGAAGGAGCCCGACCCCGGCTCGTCCGACATCACCACCTCCACCAAGTCGGGTGCCAACGACACCAAGAACCACCTGGAAAAGAAGATTGTGGCGGCCGAGCTGACCTCCACCTCGGTGGTGATCCACTGGCCATCGGAGCGGCACATTCCTGGCATTCGCATGTACCAGATTCAGTATAACAGCTCCCTGGACGACTCACTGGTGTACAG gaTGATCCCCCCGTCCAGCAGGGCCTTCCTGGTGAATGACCTGGCGGCGGGGCGGGCCTACGACCTGTGCGTGCTGGCCGTCTACGACGACGGGGTGACGGCGCTGACGGCCACCCGGGTGGTGGGCTGCGTCCAGTTCACCACGGAGGGGGAGACCACCCAGTGCCACGCCCTGCACACCCAGTTCCTGGGCGGCACCATGATCATCATCATCGGCGGGATCATCGTCGCCTCTGTCCTGGTCTTCATCATCATCCTCATGATCCGCTACAAGGTCCACAGCGGGCATGAGGGGCCCAAGAAAGCCAAGGTCAGCAACGTCTACTCCCAGACCAACGGCGGGCAGCCCCCAGCCGCCAAGCCCGCTGAGGACAAATACGAGACCTTCCAGGAGGCTGGGCCCACGGAGGCGGAGCCTACGGAGGCGGAGCCCAAGAAGGACACACCCACCGCCCCCGAACTGGACAAGAGAGACCCCAAGCCGGGTGCCGACCTCCAGACTGTGGCCCTGCTGTCCTCAGAGGAGGGCCCACCCGAGGGCAGCGTGACCGGCTCCTTGGGTCTCCTCCGGGAGAGCGGGCCTGGCAGCCAGCACCGGGCCACGGTGGGCAGCGTGGGCCTCTTTCCCCGGGAGCTTTCGAGGACTCACCACCACCGTCACTCCTTTGACGGGGACTATGCTCTGTTCCAGAGCCACAGCTACCCACGCCGGGCACGGACAAAAAGGCACATGTCCACGTCCCAGCTGAACGCGGAGGACTGCCCGCTGAGCCAACGCCGGGTTACCTTCAGCAGCACCGAGTGGATGCTGGAGAGCACCGTCTGA